The Corynebacterium halotolerans YIM 70093 = DSM 44683 region GCTGCCGGACGGCGTGGTGTTCGAACGGACCGAGCTGCGCAACCGCTTCCAGCCGCAGAACGTGTACTTCTTCGACTCCGCCGGGCAGGTCCTCGTGGGCGACCGCCGGTGGGTCTACTCCGGCCAGCGCTCCCTCGACACTGCCCTGATCACCCTGATGATGGAGGGGCCATCGCGGGTGATGGCGCCGGCCGTGGAGCAGTCCCTGCCTCCGGAGGCGGCCTTCGCCGGGGTGACGGACGGCGCCTACCAGTTCACCGGCTTCTCCGGTATGTCCCGCGAGGACCGACTGCGCTTCACCGCCCAGCTGGTGTGGACCCTGGCGATGGCGAACACCCCCGGCCCCTACTCCGTGATGGCCGACGGCGCCCCGGTCATCGACGGCCAGGAGGAGCTGACCACCGATGACTTCGCGGACTTCAATCCCCGGATCGGCTCCTCCATGGTCGCCCCGCTGTTCGCCCTGACCGACGAGGGCGTCTACCGCGTGGCCTCCAACACCGCCAACCCGGTCAGCGGCCCGCTCGGCTCGATGGAGAACCTCGAGTCGGTGGACATCACCGCCGAGCGCACCTCGGCGGCCGTCCGCCGCGACGGCGACGAGTCCGTGCTCCTGCTCGGCGGGCTGTCCGGGGAGGTCACTGAGTCGCTGCGCAGCCGGACGATCACGCGGCCGACCTTCGAGTACGACTCCAACGCCCTGTGGGTGACGCTCGCCGACAACACCGTCGTACGCACCGTGAAGTCGTCGGCGACCGGCGAGTTCGCCTCCTCGGAGGTCAACACCACTGCCCTGGAGGACATCGGCGGCGACATCTCGGTGCTGCGCCTGTCCCACTCCGGCGCGCGGGTGGCCATGATCATCGAGGGGCGCGTCTACACCGGCGTGGTCGAGCGGGAGGGCCCGGGCGAGCGCAGTATCGTCAACGTCCAGGAGTTCGCCCCGCAGCTCGGCGGCACCGCTCTGTCGCTGGACTGGCAGCCGGACGGCTCCATTCTGGTGGGCACCTCCTCACCGGAGACCCCGATCTGGCGCGTCGAGTCGGACGGCTCCGCGGTGTCCTCCCTGCCCTCGGGCAACGTCACCGCGCCCGTCGTGACGGTCGCGGCGTCGTCGTCCACGATCTACCTCACCGACGCCCTGTCCGCGCTGCAGATGCCGGTCAACGGCGCCGACACCTCCTTCTGGCGCGAGGTGCCGGGCCTGCAGGGCGTGCGCGCGGCCCCCATCGTCGCCAACTGATGGACCTGCTCCTGCCGCGCCGTTGCGCCGGGTGCGCCACCGCTGGCGAGGTCCTGTGCGCGCGGTGCCGGCGGGAGCTGCGCCGCCCGCCCGAACGGGTGTTCACGCCCGTGCCCACGCACGTGCCCGTCCACGCGCTGGGTCCTTACGCCGAGACCCACCGCAGTGTGATCATCGCCATGAAGGAACGCGGCAACCTCGCGGTGCGCCGCCCGCTCGGCGCGGTGCTGGCGGCGGCGGTGGCGCACCTGCAGGCCAGGGGAGAGCTGCCCGCGGACCTGCGGCTGGTGCCCGCACCGACCCGCCCCCGCTCGGCCCGGCTGCGGGGCGGCGACCACGTCACCGACCTCTGCCGGGCCAGTGGCCTGCCCGTTGTCCCCGCGCTGCGCCACCGCCGCGACGTCGCCGACCAGGTGGGCCTCGACGCGGCGTCGCGACGCCGCAACCTCGCCGGGCGCGTCGAACTCATCGCCCGGCCCGCCGCCCCCGTGCTGCTTGTCGACGACGTGGTCACCACCGGCAGCACGCTCGCGGCGTCGGTGGAGACCCTGGTGGCCGCGGGTGGGAACGTCGCGGGCGCGCTGGTTCTGGCTCACGCCTGAACCGGAAGGTGTCGCTTCTCACAACCAGGGGAAAAGTCTTGCCGGCTCACGCTTTCGGGTGGGTTTCATGGTCCGGAGGTTATGACCAGAGGTAGGATGAAGGCACACACTGTCCCACCACTTCAGGGAGGAAGCAGATGACCACACCTGCTCAGAACACCGATGTCCTGCGCCCCGAGACCCAGGTGTCCATCACCGGCCGAAACGTCGAGGTCCCCGATCACTTCGCGGACCGCGTGAACACCAAGCTCGCCAAGATCGAGCGTCTGGACCCGACCCTGACCTTCTTCCACGTGGAGCTCCAGCACGAGCCCAACCCCCGCCGGGACTCCCAGTCGGACCGTATCCAGATCACCGCCACCGGCAAGGGCCACATCGCCCGCGCCGAGGCCAAGGAGGACAGCTTCTACGCGGCACTCGAGACCGCGCTGGCCAAGATGGAGCGTTCGCTGCGCAAGGTCAAGGCCCGTCGTTCCATCTCCCGCTCCGGCCACCGCGCCCCGCAGGGCACCGGTGAGGTCGCCGCCGAACTCGCCGCCGAGGCCCGCCGGGCCGCGGACGAGACCGGCCGGGACCGGGACGCCGACCCGTACGCCGACAC contains the following coding sequences:
- the lpqB gene encoding MtrAB system accessory lipoprotein LpqB, producing the protein MIRIRRSWRTGVAVFSASVLLAGCTALPSDTEPQALRPFEPAGEEQTDLGPQPGREPDLLLRDFYTASADPAQDYQAARSYLTPEAAEEWNPSETTLVVDRVDLATQPGSTNERRSFNVRGAVIGRLGTGGAYEPENGVYEATIELEQQDGEWRIASLPDGVVFERTELRNRFQPQNVYFFDSAGQVLVGDRRWVYSGQRSLDTALITLMMEGPSRVMAPAVEQSLPPEAAFAGVTDGAYQFTGFSGMSREDRLRFTAQLVWTLAMANTPGPYSVMADGAPVIDGQEELTTDDFADFNPRIGSSMVAPLFALTDEGVYRVASNTANPVSGPLGSMENLESVDITAERTSAAVRRDGDESVLLLGGLSGEVTESLRSRTITRPTFEYDSNALWVTLADNTVVRTVKSSATGEFASSEVNTTALEDIGGDISVLRLSHSGARVAMIIEGRVYTGVVEREGPGERSIVNVQEFAPQLGGTALSLDWQPDGSILVGTSSPETPIWRVESDGSAVSSLPSGNVTAPVVTVAASSSTIYLTDALSALQMPVNGADTSFWREVPGLQGVRAAPIVAN
- a CDS encoding ComF family protein, yielding MDLLLPRRCAGCATAGEVLCARCRRELRRPPERVFTPVPTHVPVHALGPYAETHRSVIIAMKERGNLAVRRPLGAVLAAAVAHLQARGELPADLRLVPAPTRPRSARLRGGDHVTDLCRASGLPVVPALRHRRDVADQVGLDAASRRRNLAGRVELIARPAAPVLLVDDVVTTGSTLAASVETLVAAGGNVAGALVLAHA
- the hpf gene encoding ribosome hibernation-promoting factor, HPF/YfiA family, yielding MTTPAQNTDVLRPETQVSITGRNVEVPDHFADRVNTKLAKIERLDPTLTFFHVELQHEPNPRRDSQSDRIQITATGKGHIARAEAKEDSFYAALETALAKMERSLRKVKARRSISRSGHRAPQGTGEVAAELAAEARRAADETGRDRDADPYADTVEDVVPGRIVRTKEHPANPMSVDDALSEMELVGHDFYLFINEENGRPSVVYRRHAFDYGLISLTEEE